A single window of Channa argus isolate prfri chromosome 12, Channa argus male v1.0, whole genome shotgun sequence DNA harbors:
- the LOC137137133 gene encoding sialoadhesin-like, whose protein sequence is MWADTVGIEQQEARQHRHIMEITSLCLILTVTLIIQPDRSQFFRYENISLSCAGSADFNRWTVRRNTSTKTSQPCRGGFGDPQESSCILKDIYTIDSGLYWCESEDGNECSNTLNITVAAGAVILESPALPVTEGDEVTLRCSHKKRFDPQPTSDFSATFFKDGVFIGTEAEGKMILPSVKQSDEGYYKCKHPTDGESAESWLSVTVTSKPTPPFFNLHKLVCTVLLFTLYILVMILCIRVFRKWTRARAAARKTSDHLKVNG, encoded by the exons ATGTGGGCAGATACTGTTGGTATCGAGCAGCAAGAAGCCAGACAGCATCGACACatcatggagatcacctctctCTGCCTCATACTGA CCGTGACACTGATCATCCAGCCTGACAGGTCTCAGTTCTTTcgatatgaaaatatttctctgagCTGTGCAGGGTCAGCGGACTTCAACAGGTGGACAGTCAGAAGAAATACCTCCACTAAGACTTCTCAGCCCTGCAGGGGAGGCTTTGGGGACCCTCAGGAGTCCTCTTGCATCCTGAAAGACATCTACACAATAGACAGTGGTTTGTACTGGTGTGAGTCAGAGGACGGGAATGAGTGCAGCAACACTCTGAACATCACAGTGGCTG CTGGTGCTGTGATCCTGGAGAGTCCTGCACTTCCTGTGACAGAGGGAGATGAAGTGACTCTTCGCTGTTCACACAAGAAAAGATTTGATCCACAGCCTACTTCAGATTTCAGTGCCACCTTTTTCAAAGATGGTGTTTTCATCGGAACTGAGGCTGAAGGAAAGATGATCCTCCCATCAGTGAAACAGTCTGATGAAGGTTACTACAAGTGTAAACACCCCACAGATGGAGAGTCAGCAGAAAGCTGGCTGTCTGTGACag TCACATCTAAACCCACTCCTCCTTTCTTTAATCTGCATAAGTTGGTGTGTACTGTCCTGCTGTTCACCCTCTACATATTGGTAATGATACTGTGTATACGCGTCTTCCGAAAGTGGACCCGAG CTCgagctgctgccagaaaaactTCTGATCATCTCAAAGTGAATGGATGA